A single window of Betta splendens chromosome 11, fBetSpl5.4, whole genome shotgun sequence DNA harbors:
- the stmnd1 gene encoding stathmin domain-containing protein 1 isoform X1 — MGCGGSTDNAVKALTREEATGDEDGGGSKLRSCGDSAVSKGTTDSGVVMETELPALPGAVPGRLPPLTSDWMTETSPRRPQQDRAAPERPKSSEILEELLNQGIIPIGQSRGGSGGAGEAYSIMLNDTEVRRRPPARLESLKAKKEHAVTSIEDIEEKIRLAEERRKQREDQLKLRLRAKSAHVRVRGPVAATEGDGDACVSLVEPPEAALGPDPLRDNHGAGGDGSEEGEEEDAAGTRVEEFLVVQAEVESDSSFQHADKPGLF, encoded by the exons ATGGGCTGCGGCGGCTCCACGGACAACGCGGTCAAAGCGCTGACACGCGAGGAGGCGACCGGAGACGAG GATGGCGGCGGAAGTAAACTTCGCAGCTGTGGGGACTCGGCCGTGTCCAAAGGCACCACCGACAGCGGGGTGGTGATGGAGACGGAGCTCCCCGCGCTCCCCGGAGCGGTGCCCGGCAGGCTCCCCCCTCTGACGTCGGACTGGATGACCGAAA CCTCCCCGCGACGCCCGCAGCAGGACCGCGCAGCACCGGAGCGTCCCAAGTCCAGTGAGATCCTGGAGGAGCTTCTGAATCAGGGCATCATCCCAATAGGACAGAGCAGAGGGGGGAGCGGAGGGGCTGGAGAGGCCTACAGCATAATG CTAAATGACACAGAGGTGAGGAGGCGGCCTCCTGCCAGACTGGAGTCCCTGAAAGCCAAGAAGGAGCACGCCGTCACCAGCATTGAAGACATAGAGGAGAAGATACGACTGGCTGAAGAGAGGCGCAAG CAACGGGAGGATCAGCTCAAGCTGCGGCTGCGGGCCAAGTCGGCGCACGTGCGCGTCCGCGGCCCCGTCGCCGCGACGGAGGGAGACGGTGACGCGTGCGTCAGCCTCGTGGAGCCGCCGGAAGCAGCGCTCGGCCCTGACCCGCTGCGGGACAACCACGGGGCGGGGGGAGACGGcagcgaggagggggaggaggaagacgccgCGGGCACTCGGGTGGAGGAGTTCCTCGTGGTCCAGGCGGAAGTGGAGAGCGACTCCAGCTTTCAGCACGCAGACAAACCTGGCCTGTTCTAG
- the stmnd1 gene encoding stathmin domain-containing protein 1 isoform X2, protein METELPALPGAVPGRLPPLTSDWMTETSPRRPQQDRAAPERPKSSEILEELLNQGIIPIGQSRGGSGGAGEAYSIMLNDTEVRRRPPARLESLKAKKEHAVTSIEDIEEKIRLAEERRKQREDQLKLRLRAKSAHVRVRGPVAATEGDGDACVSLVEPPEAALGPDPLRDNHGAGGDGSEEGEEEDAAGTRVEEFLVVQAEVESDSSFQHADKPGLF, encoded by the exons ATGGAGACGGAGCTCCCCGCGCTCCCCGGAGCGGTGCCCGGCAGGCTCCCCCCTCTGACGTCGGACTGGATGACCGAAA CCTCCCCGCGACGCCCGCAGCAGGACCGCGCAGCACCGGAGCGTCCCAAGTCCAGTGAGATCCTGGAGGAGCTTCTGAATCAGGGCATCATCCCAATAGGACAGAGCAGAGGGGGGAGCGGAGGGGCTGGAGAGGCCTACAGCATAATG CTAAATGACACAGAGGTGAGGAGGCGGCCTCCTGCCAGACTGGAGTCCCTGAAAGCCAAGAAGGAGCACGCCGTCACCAGCATTGAAGACATAGAGGAGAAGATACGACTGGCTGAAGAGAGGCGCAAG CAACGGGAGGATCAGCTCAAGCTGCGGCTGCGGGCCAAGTCGGCGCACGTGCGCGTCCGCGGCCCCGTCGCCGCGACGGAGGGAGACGGTGACGCGTGCGTCAGCCTCGTGGAGCCGCCGGAAGCAGCGCTCGGCCCTGACCCGCTGCGGGACAACCACGGGGCGGGGGGAGACGGcagcgaggagggggaggaggaagacgccgCGGGCACTCGGGTGGAGGAGTTCCTCGTGGTCCAGGCGGAAGTGGAGAGCGACTCCAGCTTTCAGCACGCAGACAAACCTGGCCTGTTCTAG